Below is a genomic region from Fusarium oxysporum Fo47 chromosome VIII, complete sequence.
ACACACATTCAGACTTTGTATAGCTTTGTAAATTAACAACTAAAGCTCATTCTTAGACAATGCTTTGCCTTCAAACAATTCATGTCATTAATCGTCCCTCTTTGACAGTTTATCTTGTGCAATGGAGCCTGTTCATGGTTAGGGCCTCAAATTCGAAGAGAGTATGAGTTGTGCAATTGATGtaatttaataaattctCCTGGCCCATTCATGAAATATGTGATTTTTACGAGTTACAATAAGGAGAGTAAGATGCGATATCGTGCGGTATGGAATTTGTAGGGAAACTTAGAAGCCTATTCATGAAGCTTCACGCAAGTTCATATCTTAACACGAGTCCCTTAAGTGGCTGTCTTGGGCTTGCCAACCAGCGACTGATAGCTTATGATAGTAGAAACCATCAAGTGCCTAGTGGTGGTAAACATTGGATGTAGCGTCGTGAAGCTCATATATTCATACGCGCTATCCGCCTCTAACCTACTGTATCGAGGCTTTTTAATTCCTGAAGAGCCAGCCCATTCTCAAGCCAGCATCTCCTTGATGGTATATGGGCATTTCACAATATTCTGCCCAAATGACCATCAGCCAGAGCACTTCTAAGCGTCCGGCAACCTGAACCTGCTTCCAGGCCTTGTAATTGAGATAAATACCAATATCCAAACGTCCTCTAGAGCACGATCTCGCCAATATTCTCCCCCTCAAAGCCCTGCTtcgcaagcttcttgacccGCGCCTTCTCCCTTGCCTTGTCGAcggctttcttctcctctgcgagcttcttgacaacgtCTAGCTCTCCGAGCTCAAAGCCAGGAGGCGGGTCGTCGTCCCTGTCGAGGTCGATttcaccaaggaggagcACGTTTTCACCTCGGACGAGGAATATGCCGTGATTTATATCGGCGTACAGACCCGTTGGTCGATCGCTACCTGCTGACTCGGGGGAGGGCGCAAAGATACGTTCGACGGTAGATTGGAGGACGAGATTGGCTGGTTGAGGTCAGAAAAGGGATGTCTCCCTGCAGTGTTCTATTTCCTTAAGACCCACCGAATTGATCCCAGCTTCTTAGCACGCCGATGAGCTTTCTCCCATCGCGCAAAGCGACCATGAGCTTCTCTGCAATTATACAGTGGTCAGCACACGATCCGTCCTTCTCCCTGCTTTTATCGAGCCCAACCCTTCTCATGAACCGGAAACAGGAATGAACTGGTACCATGGCGGAGTCGTACTGTCTGTGAGATCCAGGAGCTGCGCTGCAGTCGTGAACATCTGCGGCGGCAACTGGGGGAGCGGTTGCGGCGCACCGCGGCCCTGTGGAGGGGCATCGGCGATAGATAGGTTCTCCATGATATCGTGatggatgaggttgatggtgttATGTGATGTCTTTTGTGATTGCGAAATTCTATTGATCCATGGAGAGTTCTTTCATAGGCTCATGACATGAACATCGCGTGTAATCGGTTGCAGCGGTCGAATAAAGGGAAGTTGCTCTAGGTCGTTGATGCTTTGACGTTGATCTAAGGTGTTGCGGATCCTATTGCGGCAAAACAGCGCTATAACGATAGGGGCCATTTAGCTGCATATCGCTATAAAACGCCGAATTCAACAAAACATGCCATCAAATTTCTGACTTCAATGCGGGGCATTCCAGAGAGCAGATGGAGGGGCATTCTCATCTTGGCGGGGCAGAAAGCCAAAAGGTCAGGGAACGGAACAAGCAAGAAATAAGCATCCATGACAAGGTCTTGGCCGTAGTCTCTTAGTGGCCGAGAGCTGCAGCAGTGACTTGCTTGTGCGTCATTATATGCCATTCGGCAAAGggttcttctttttttttatgTCTCATTATTTGGTGATCTTttcactctcactctcacaAGCATCAACAAAAGCAGCCCCAGCTTCAACTTGTTTAGATGCGCTCAAGTGAGGGGAATCGCCAAGTCTATTCAACTCCACCATGACCAGGCGAGTTACTAAGATTTCGTCCCTCTCTAGGGGGTGGACTTATGCGCATATTTGCCTCCCCGTCGCGTCGGTCTTCGGGCTAGACCCCGATGAAAAAGCAAGAATCCGAGGGCAGCCAACCTTTTGTGATGCTTTTCCGGTCCTATCCATGAATTGCAACAAGATAACCCTCTGATCTCGATGCTTGCACCTTTATATGCCGCTGAAGTATCCCGCCCCGTCCGAATTCTTAGATGtgtaaaaaaaaaaaaacaagcGATACTCTATCATGTTCCAGCCTAAACGCCTTGGGATGGATGCACATTGTAGTCTCTATATAGAGAACTGAAAAATAGGAGGCAAAAGAAGAGGTGCTTCGTAACTCAACCCAAATTGAGTTTCTGAGACGAGCACGTGTCATTCCTCTCATGACAAGGAAATGGAAAGAACTCTGTGGAAGTGACGGTGTATCACAATCCACTCAACAGCCAGGAGATAAACCCATGTCGTCGCAACTGAATGGAGGGCCGTTCAAGGATAGGGATTGGTCACTTCCAAGGCCAGGATTGCGCATGAGAGGACGCCGTGAGGTTATTGACGATTTACAGTAGACCGTTGTAAGGCCTCCTGTAGCTCTGGTCTTGTTGATAACGCCTCCCACGCCTGGGTAAATGTAAACCACTGGCGTTCTCGCTTGTGGGATTCGGGCCAATCGTCGTACTCGCTGGTTACTGTGCCCTCAAAGAAGTGGTATCTTGACCGATCTTTTGACGATTTGGGCGCACGCTTCTCGTCAATGTCACCAAGATCATAAGTGATTTGAACAGTGATGCCAGCTTCTTCCCAGGCCTCTCGCTCAGCGGCTTCCTGGCAAGTCTCATCAGACTCCCAGCCGCCCTTGGGCAGCACCCAGCCTTTGCGCCGGGTAGACTGAATCAACAGTACATAGTTTTGATCGGGAGTGAGAGGTACGATGCCAGCGACGAGACGTTCGCCCTTAGTGTTGTAACctatataaaaagaaaaatgtCAGTGGTGGAATCTTGAGATTATCGATTGAGAATGCCGACTGTCGAGAAGTTGTTGAATTGTGCCCAGGCGAGCGTAGGAAATTATGGTTGGATTCAAATCCATCACACCACAAAAATGGGCAACAAGGATGGTATAGAAGGCACCAAGACAAATGCTTCATAAAAAGCCGAGGTCAAATGTGCCGAGAAGGATACTTTCAAACAGAAAATATTGTATTGCGCATCAGGTAAAGACTCACGTTGCTTGCTTCTACCCACTCGTGACTCCATCGAACGGCCACCGCCCGAGTCGCCAGAGGCAGAACTCGACATCTTCTTAGTGGGAAGTTGGGGCGGATAGTGACGGGAATTGGGAGGAATGTCGGGGAATTTGGTCGGGCGAGAACAAAAACAATTATGTTCGTAGATCTCGAAAGGCGATGATGCGGGCAAGAAAGCTTCAAAGGTCCTCGGAGGTAGCGGAGGAGAACGGATGTTCACCCCTGGGtcgagaaagagagagaacCTGCGATGGGCGGACGGGTGGCTTTCAAAGAGCCTTGAGAGGCATCATTGTCGAACAGTGAATAGTTGGTAAAAGTCTTGTGGTTAAGTTAGGTAGGAATGAAGAACAGAAGTGGCCGTGGCCTGCGCCAGAAGGTGCTGGTGCTTGGTTTTTGGTCGGGGAGAGCCCAGACGCTCCAAAGAGCTGGGCTGGCGATGTGATATAAACTGCGAGATGATGGAGGTGTGGGCGCGCACGCGCAAAACGTCCCAAGTTTAGCTCGAAGGGGCAGCGGGCGACTCGGCGGATCTCTCTGTCTGTACAGGTCTGGCGGAACCCGCAGAGCAGGTAGGTAAGGTACGTACTGTAGCACTGTACGTAGGTACAGAACAGACTGCAGCGAAGAGGGTTTGGCTTGGTTGGGGGGCGTGTAGGTACGGGGAGCACTGGGCGCTCGGCGGACAAGCCTTCAAGTAGGCTAGTGACAGCAGACAGGGACTGGACGCGGAGGGGAAAAGCTGGATCCTCGCCTGCCTAGGGATGGAGTATGCGTAGCGTGTCAGAGGTACTGTACAGTACTGTGATGTAGTGCTTGCAGTGGGCTTTAGGCCTAGACTTGCCCGGCGAAACGGTACGGTAGCCCAGCAGCTCTTCGCTTTCGTAGGTGAATGGATGGTGGGCGGTGGCGCCCTGTAACAGTGAGTCGCTGAAGCGTGGAGTGTGGAACTGAGGGCCTTCGCTGGGTCAACCGATGCGAGGCAAACTTTGATTAGAAATGGGGATAATAATGGAAGTCATGAACGTGAGAGGCTCCCCTGTTTGAGTTGCCGCGGCGTTTACCAAAGTGACTTGTGTTGTGTTGGCTGACTGATACTGATGTGATAGTTGGCCGTGACGTTGATGGTCAGAAGCGAAGAGGCTTGGTTCGAGTTGAGGAGTCCCACGCCAACGTCTTTGTAGCAAAGGCTGAGATCCAAAAGCTTACGAGTCGGGGAGATGAGATCGATCGGTGACAGAGGTATTGTTAAGGTGTCGAACTGTCAAATTAATGGTAAGGAAGTGTTATTTCATGCAACCACTTGGATTTAGATACCTGGATAAGATTTGCTAGGGGAAGCTGAACTGTGCAGGGTAGGCGCTTTTTGTGATGGTTTGAGTACAGAGTTGAGGCCGCAGCTGTGACAGAATACCAAGCAATATTCAAAAGCTTCCAGGTTATTGAGAAGAGACTGTATCTTGGATATAGTCCTGAGTTTAAAAGACTGGAGGCCGAGAGTAACCATTCAGTTACCAGGCCCAAGTAAGGAAGGTATGAACTTGTCAACATGCAATGCAATGGAAGAAACAAAGGTGAGATGAGTCGCCGTGTAGGTAATCTTAAAACCACCTCATGTCTTGCGCCATCCAACTAACAAAGGAGACCAAACTCTGACAACGACAGGGTCAGTTACTCTTATACTCGAGCCCATCTCGATAGGCTGATGGTGCATGGATGCCCAGATTGTACCAGCACGAGTCTAAAAAGCTTCTTCTGAGCTGAGAACTCGGGCTGTAATAATGATGCAGGGTTAACCGATGGCACTATTGCAACCATACAGTTCTCAGAGAGGCAATGGGCGTGGGAGATTTTTGTTGTGTATGCATGACGGAATGGGAAATATATCGTGGGGAGATGTTTGTCCTCTTTACTCTTATAATTCGATTATTATGGTAATGCCACACCCCCAatctgcttctgctggaaaGTCTCGGGCTCCTTGAACCATGAGAGAGTGCAGGAGAACCGAGATGCAGAATAATTGGATTTGGCAGTGCTTGGGAAGATCTCGACCCCCATAACGGTAAGAGATTACAAACGCAACCGCAGATACTTCTATATTAGATCCATTGAAAACCAAAAATACACAGGCTATTAACCAGTGCCCCATCTTGTCCCGCAAATGTAAGTCCAGGGCATGAGATGgagaaatattattatacaGTACAACAGCGATCCGCTTCTTATTAATCATGGCCATGACAGAACGTGTGCTTTGTGGTGCCACTAGTTTGTTAAAAAGTTCTTTACAGCATCCCTGAATGGCATGTGCAGCAGTATCTGAGAAATCTTGGAAGTTAATAAAAGTTCAAAAGCTTAGACCGGTGAGATGCAGGGCGGTTTATTTATCGTGAAGGAAAACGAGGCCGATTAGTTTCAACGTCCAGTAGATGACAACCAATAGAGGATCATCACAACTCCTCCAATGTAACAATCAACATTTGTGGTACAGGAACGAGCCTCAGAAAAGAGACACTGCTTGACCACACACCCACCAGTTTAGTAGCTGCTAGGTTGGTATTGAAAGCGGTCTCGAGTCGGCATATCAGCACGCGGACGCAGGTCTGCTTTCGCAGCGTGGGGTCATCCATGCCATTGGCAACGATGGAGGGACGGGGCTGCAGCTTCAGGATCGCAAAGACTTCAACTTGACCTCTTCTCAATTCACATGTTAACAATGATAGGTTCATCGTCGTCCACGGGCAGCTCCTACGCTGTACCACATTAACCCTGACGTACGAtgcatgaagaagcagcagcagtagtAGCACGAGAGGGGATGTGAGGGGGAGGGGTAGAATGCGCTTGTACAAGCAGAGCAGCAAGCATT
It encodes:
- a CDS encoding polyphosphatase DDP1, encoding MSSSASGDSGGGRSMESRVGRSKQRYNTKGERLVAGIVPLTPDQNYVLLIQSTRRKGWVLPKGGWESDETCQEAAEREAWEEAGITVQITYDLGDIDEKRAPKSSKDRSRYHFFEGTVTSEYDDWPESHKRERQWFTFTQAWEALSTRPELQEALQRSTVNRQ